The Candidatus Sulfotelmatobacter sp. genomic sequence CTCGAGCTGGGATTCCTGTTTCCGCCGGTCGGTCTCAATCTGTTCCTCTCCTCGTCGCGCTTCGACAAGCCGCTGCCGCAGCTCTACCGGTACGTCGTGCCTTTCCTGCTCATCCTGGGCGGCGGCGTACTGATGATCACCTACCTGCCGCAGATGACCACCGGGATCCTCCGACTGCTCGGGAAATAGCACGACCCTCACCGAGCGAGGTGAAACGGAACCGCGAGCAGCCCGAGCAGGGCCCCGGCCAGCATCAGCCACACCGGATTGATGCGAAATCGGAACAACGCGAACCCGCTTGCCGCGAACAGGAGCGCGGTCAGCGCGTCGTGGATCGCGGCGCGACCCAGCTGCCAGGTCACGACCGCCATCAAGGAGAGCGACGCGACGTTGACCCCGTCGAGGAATGCGCCGGCCGACCGCGACCCTCGAACGCGCGCCACCCATGGCCCGCTCAAGGCCACGAACACGAACGCCGGCAGGAAGATGCCGATGGTCGCCAGAACGGCACCTGGAGTTCGACCCAGCAGGTAGCCGACGAACGTGGCGGTCGAGAACACCGGGCCGGGCGTGATCTGGCCGGCGGCGATCGCGTCCATCAGCTGCGACTCGGTGAGCCAGTGCCAGCGCGCGACCAGATCGGCGCGGAGGAACGCGAGCAGCACGTAGCCGCTGCCGAACAGAATCGCCCCGACCTTGAGAAAGAACAGGAACAGCGCGCCGAGCCCGAATCCGGGTGCCGCCGCCGCCGGAAGCGCCAGCAGGAGAGGCGCAGCGCCGTCGCGCCCGTGGGTCCCCGCGCCCCAGCCGGGACTCGAGCGCACCAGCATCGCCAGCGCCCCCGAGCCCGCGAGCAGCACCAGCTCGTTCAAGCCAAGGAAGCTGGCGGTGGTTCCGGCCATCGCCAGCGCGATCAGGTCCCGGCGGCGCAGCGCGCTGCGCGCCAGCCCCACCAGCGCCTGGAGCACTACCGCGATGATCACCGGGCGGACACCGTAGAAGATGCTCCGCCCCTCGGGGAGCGAGCCGTAGCGCACGTAGGTCCAGGCCAGCGCCCAGGTGATCAGGCAGGCCGGAACGATGAAGCACGTGCCCGCGATCAGCAGCCCGCGCCAGCCCGCGCGGCGATACCCAACGTGGATCGCCACCTCGGTGGAATTGGGGCCCGGAATGAGCGCGGCAGCGCCGATCAGGTCGAGGAATTCCTCGCGCGTGAGCCACTGGCGCCGGCTCACGAGCTCGTGGTCCATCATGCCGATATGCGCGGCCGGCCCGCCGAACGAAGTGGCGCCCAGCCGGAGGAAGACCAATCCCAGCTCGCGGAGCCGCGAGGATTTCGATCGGGGCTCGCTCACGAGACGTTCCGCGCCGCGGCCCGAGCAGTTCGTTCTCGGGCCTGGAAGCTGGAACGCGAGGCTACCGAACCGCCTTCGCCGCCGCCAGAATCCAGTTCAGCGCCTGGTCGGCGCTGGAGTAGCCCTCGGCGACCATGGATCGGCCGCTGCGTGGCGAGAACACCACCAGAGTGGGGAAGGCCTCGACCTGGAAACGCTTCTGCAGCTCGTCGACATCGGGCGGATTCTCTCCGTCCTCCCTCACCCGATCCACGATCGAAACCGGGATGACCGCGTCGAGGAGCAGCTGACCCCGGTCCTGGTCGTCGAAGACTTGCCGTTTCATCGCCTGACAGGGTCCACACCACACAGCATTGAAATCGATCAGGATCGGTTTGCCATCGTGTTGCGATTGCGCCATGGCATCCTCGAGCGTGGTCCAGCGGGACCGAGACTCCGACTCCGAGCCTGCGCTCGGAGCCAGGCCGGGATACGGGATCGGCGCCCGAACCACCGAATCGGCAAGGTTCGGTGAGGAACCGCCCGGAGCGCTTGCGGCCACTCGGGCGTCGTGGCGGGAGGCCGGGGTACGCGAGAGCAACCAGCCGGTGACGAGCAG encodes the following:
- a CDS encoding thioredoxin family protein encodes the protein MVRIPKSFAWGVRPWTALFLLAVLLVTGWLLSRTPASRHDARVAASAPGGSSPNLADSVVRAPIPYPGLAPSAGSESESRSRWTTLEDAMAQSQHDGKPILIDFNAVWCGPCQAMKRQVFDDQDRGQLLLDAVIPVSIVDRVREDGENPPDVDELQKRFQVEAFPTLVVFSPRSGRSMVAEGYSSADQALNWILAAAKAVR
- the chrA gene encoding chromate efflux transporter, with the protein product MSEPRSKSSRLRELGLVFLRLGATSFGGPAAHIGMMDHELVSRRQWLTREEFLDLIGAAALIPGPNSTEVAIHVGYRRAGWRGLLIAGTCFIVPACLITWALAWTYVRYGSLPEGRSIFYGVRPVIIAVVLQALVGLARSALRRRDLIALAMAGTTASFLGLNELVLLAGSGALAMLVRSSPGWGAGTHGRDGAAPLLLALPAAAAPGFGLGALFLFFLKVGAILFGSGYVLLAFLRADLVARWHWLTESQLMDAIAAGQITPGPVFSTATFVGYLLGRTPGAVLATIGIFLPAFVFVALSGPWVARVRGSRSAGAFLDGVNVASLSLMAVVTWQLGRAAIHDALTALLFAASGFALFRFRINPVWLMLAGALLGLLAVPFHLAR